The following coding sequences are from one Triticum aestivum cultivar Chinese Spring chromosome 5A, IWGSC CS RefSeq v2.1, whole genome shotgun sequence window:
- the LOC123106561 gene encoding uncharacterized protein, which translates to MATALRHAARRFGTRAAAEAEAEAIIERSPLYTSTRIVDSTTGRDLTPNQRKDAIFRLAQIHAQKEDLYNTIAAWQADYTAKGNVVTRKNNLLLKQLSQHVKPRPDDPRWRSSQRAVYFNDFLKFTGAVLIGKMAGDAFSHYKAKQDHDGHKGSS; encoded by the exons ATGGCCACGGCGCTTCGCCACGCGGCGAGGAGGTTCGGAAccagagcggcggcggaggcggaggcggaggctatCATTGAGCGTAGTCCGCTGTACACTAGCACACGGATCGTCGATTCCACCACAGGCCGT GACCTCACGCCCAATCAGAGGAAAGATGCCATCTTCCGCTTGGCTCAAATCCATGCCCAGAAAGAGGACCTCTACAACACAATCGCTGCCTGGCAAGCTGACTACACTGCTAAGGGCAATGTAGTGACCCGGAAAAACAACCTTTTGCTCAAACAACTCTCTCAGCATGTCAAACCTAGACCCGATGACCCCCGCTG GCGCTCAAGTCAGCGGGCAGTATACTTTAATGATTTCCTCAAATTCACGGGGGCAGTTTTGATCGGCAAAATGGCAGGAGATGCCTTTAGTCATTACAAGGCAAAACAAGATCATGATGGCCACAAGGGATCAAGCTAG